The following proteins come from a genomic window of Cronobacter muytjensii ATCC 51329:
- the narI gene encoding respiratory nitrate reductase subunit gamma yields the protein MHFLNMFFFSIYPYIAGTVFLVGSWLRYDYGQYTWRAASSQMLDRKGMNLASNLFHFGILGIFFGHLFGMLTPHWMYESFLPIAVKQQLAMIAGGIFGAMTLIGGLLLLKRRLFNPRVRATSTGADILILALLMVQCTLGLITIAFSAQHMDGSEMMKLVGWAQSVVTFRSGAAEHLDGVAFIYRVHLVLGMTLFLVFPFTRLVHVWSAPVEYLTRKYQVVRARR from the coding sequence ATGCACTTCCTGAATATGTTCTTCTTTAGTATCTACCCGTACATTGCCGGTACGGTATTCCTGGTGGGCAGCTGGCTGCGTTATGACTACGGACAGTACACCTGGCGCGCCGCCTCCAGTCAGATGCTGGATCGCAAAGGGATGAACCTGGCGTCAAACCTGTTTCATTTCGGCATTCTGGGGATTTTCTTCGGCCACCTGTTCGGGATGCTGACCCCGCACTGGATGTATGAATCGTTTCTGCCGATTGCCGTGAAACAGCAACTGGCGATGATTGCAGGTGGGATTTTCGGCGCGATGACGCTGATTGGCGGCCTGCTGCTGCTGAAGCGTCGTCTGTTCAACCCGCGCGTGCGCGCGACGTCAACCGGCGCGGATATCCTGATCCTCGCGCTGCTGATGGTGCAGTGTACGCTGGGGCTTATCACAATTGCGTTCTCCGCGCAGCATATGGACGGCAGCGAGATGATGAAGCTGGTGGGCTGGGCGCAGAGCGTGGTGACGTTCCGCAGCGGCGCGGCGGAGCATCTGGACGGCGTGGCGTTTATCTACCGCGTGCATCTGGTGCTCGGCATGACGCTGTTCCTGGTGTTCCCGTTTACCCGTCTGGTGCACGTCTGGAGCGCGCCGGTGGAGTATCTGACCCGCAAATATCAGGTAGTACGCGCGCGTCGCTAA
- the narJ gene encoding nitrate reductase molybdenum cofactor assembly chaperone: MTELLIISRLLEYPDAALWQHQQELFDALADTQQLSLQNAHHLGVFIRDLLQEEVLDAQAAYSELFDRGRATSLLLFEHVHGESRDRGQAMVDLLAQYERAGLVLDSRELPDHLPLYLEYLAQLPAQEAVNGLQDIAPILALLGARLKQRESRYAVLFDLLIALSEAQVDTRKVSEKIADEARDDTPQALDAVWEEEQVKFFADQSCGESDIAAHQRRFAGAVAPQYLNITAGGQQ; the protein is encoded by the coding sequence ATGACTGAACTGCTGATTATTTCCCGCCTGCTGGAGTACCCGGATGCTGCCCTCTGGCAGCATCAGCAGGAGCTGTTTGACGCGCTGGCGGACACCCAACAGCTGTCGCTGCAAAACGCCCATCATCTGGGCGTGTTTATTCGCGACCTGCTGCAGGAGGAGGTGCTGGACGCCCAGGCGGCGTACAGCGAACTGTTCGACCGTGGCCGCGCCACCTCGCTGCTGCTGTTCGAACATGTGCATGGCGAATCGCGCGATCGCGGCCAGGCGATGGTCGATCTGCTGGCGCAGTACGAACGCGCCGGCCTGGTACTGGACAGCCGCGAGCTGCCGGATCACCTGCCGCTGTATCTGGAATATCTGGCGCAGTTGCCCGCGCAGGAGGCCGTTAACGGCCTGCAGGATATCGCGCCTATCCTGGCGCTGCTCGGCGCGCGTCTGAAACAGCGCGAAAGCCGCTATGCCGTGCTGTTTGACCTGCTGATAGCCCTTTCTGAGGCGCAGGTCGATACCCGCAAGGTGAGCGAAAAAATCGCTGACGAGGCGCGCGACGACACGCCGCAGGCGCTGGACGCCGTCTGGGAAGAAGAGCAGGTGAAATTCTTCGCCGACCAGAGCTGCGGCGAGTCTGACATCGCCGCGCACCAGCGCCGCTTCGCCGGAGCGGTCGCTCCGCAATATCTGAATATCACTGCCGGAGGACAGCAATAA
- a CDS encoding AraC family transcriptional regulator, with amino-acid sequence MSDPLTDIVALLNPRPTRAKLVEGAGQWRVLRESAGEAFYCAVLQGEYLMSINGKAPRRLVAGDFILIPATYTFENTSTNASPPAELSVPTLPGDGHVRIGSTTGPAELLMNVGHCEFDTPDKALIVALLPNEILIKGQRRFITLFELLLDESRTRRPGRNVVMTHLLQLLLVESLRSDPELAKTAGILRGLQHDRIATALHLIHEKPGADWQMAHLARECAMSRSSFFATFSETVGMSPMQYLLFWRMSLARKALTSSQDNIEQIALRTGYQSASAFSVAFTKHAGVPPGEFRRQSRTERPGLPALREESLLA; translated from the coding sequence GTGTCAGATCCGTTAACCGATATTGTTGCGTTACTCAACCCCAGACCCACGCGTGCGAAACTCGTTGAGGGCGCGGGTCAATGGCGCGTTCTGCGCGAGTCTGCAGGAGAGGCGTTTTATTGCGCCGTGTTGCAGGGCGAATACCTGATGAGCATTAACGGTAAAGCGCCCAGGCGGCTGGTGGCCGGTGATTTCATTCTGATCCCTGCCACTTACACCTTTGAAAATACCAGTACGAACGCCTCTCCTCCCGCCGAGCTCTCAGTGCCGACCCTCCCTGGCGACGGGCATGTGAGAATTGGTTCAACAACGGGGCCAGCAGAACTTCTGATGAATGTAGGACATTGTGAATTCGACACGCCGGACAAAGCGCTTATCGTCGCGTTACTCCCGAACGAAATCCTGATTAAAGGACAACGCCGTTTCATTACGCTCTTTGAACTCCTGCTTGACGAAAGCCGGACCCGGCGGCCAGGGCGTAACGTGGTAATGACGCATCTTTTGCAACTGTTGCTGGTAGAGTCGTTGAGAAGCGATCCAGAACTCGCGAAAACGGCAGGTATTCTGCGCGGGTTACAACACGACAGGATCGCCACCGCGCTGCATCTCATCCATGAAAAACCCGGCGCGGACTGGCAAATGGCTCACCTCGCCCGCGAGTGCGCGATGTCCCGCTCCTCTTTTTTCGCCACATTCAGCGAGACCGTTGGCATGTCGCCCATGCAATACCTGCTCTTCTGGCGAATGTCGCTGGCCAGAAAAGCCCTGACGAGTAGCCAGGATAACATTGAGCAGATAGCCTTGCGAACCGGCTACCAGTCGGCGAGCGCGTTCAGCGTCGCCTTCACGAAACACGCCGGCGTGCCGCCGGGCGAATTTCGCCGCCAGAGCAGAACGGAGCGGCCCGGGCTGCCAGCCCTGCGCGAAGAGTCGCTGCTGGCATGA